The Drosophila innubila isolate TH190305 chromosome 2R unlocalized genomic scaffold, UK_Dinn_1.0 1_C_2R, whole genome shotgun sequence DNA window CTCCTACGATTTGTATGCCATTTCCTGGTCATTACAAACAAACGTTCGCGTATAAACAGCATTTGGAATTGGCTGCAGGCAAAACAATTTAACCCTACGAGCATACGCTACACGGAGCGgaccaataaaaaaataatttataacaaagCGGCCGTAAAATGGGCAAAGGACCAGAAGAGCGAGAAGTGGCCAGAACGAGAAACTAAAACTGCCCAAAATGCTAAAGCAAGATTTATGCAAATCGGAAGTAaacattaatcaaaattttttgccTGCACAAAACTCCCCCAACAGTTGTTTtctgactgttgttgttgtgctttcgGTTTtgctcgttgttgttattgtatgcGGCTGGCAGGCATAGAATGAAAAAACGTGGCATACTTTGTGGCGCCATGCAAAGAGATTGCACGGTTATGATTGTGGGTCAAAGATACCCCTCAGATGGAGGGATGTGGGCGGAAACGAAAGCAGCTCCCAGAGAAAACTGTATGAAAACTTGTGCAAAtacaaaaacgaaaacgaaaacttTTCCTtgcactttttgttgttgttgaaagaACTTCATAAATTACAACTTcatatgtcaaaaattgccaCGCAGCGAGACTTTCTTTTtgtcatttatatataaacgtCAAATCAGCAAAACGTGTTTCGCTTTTTTGCTAAGAATCTCAGTTCCATTAGAATGTTGCAACTGAGTCTAAGCAGAACTCTGTTAAGCTTGGTACCATTAACCAAAAGACGATGGAGCTCTAACGAATTGCAAGGAGAAGTGGCTAACAATTAGTCATtgtttattgataaattgtcATTTTGAGTAATTTTCCTACGTCTCCCCATGGACATAGCAGTTAACGATGGGTGTGAGTGGTCATTTCTTTGACCGTGGAGTGCCCTTCAAAGGTTTTGAgtgtaaaatatgttttacttTTCCATACATTCAACACATTTCAATGAACTTAGTATCTTCATGACTGTCGACTTAACTGCAACATGAGGCAGGAGTTGGATCACGACCCGAACGCTTAGTTATCGATAGCCTGGTGAATTCCTCGGCAGTTGTGGGGTGAATGCCAACCGTGTTCAGCAACGTCTTCACGGTCAGACCAGACTTtagagcagcagcaaaaccCTGAATGACCTCGCCAGCAACTGGACCCATGTAATGTAACCCCAGAATCTTTTGATCTCCGGATACTTCGGCCACAGCCTTAAGGTAGCAATGACGCACGCTCTTCTGAGGAATAAAGAACTCCGTGGGCTTGTAATAGCCGTGGAATACCTCAATGTTCTCGGGACCAAGCTTCTCAATGGCCATCTCTTCGGACATGCCCACACAAGCGTATTCGAGTGGTGTGAAGACTGTGGTGGCGACGTCAGTGTAGTCCATCAGCTGCGTAGATCCGGCAAAGAGACGTCGTGCCAGGAGACGGCCCGACAAGATCGCCACGGGAGTGAGTTCAGGTCGGCCATAGATTATGTCACCCACCGCATAGATATGTGGAACATTGGTCGCCTCCGTTTGATCTACGGCGATCTTGTCGTTCTTGGTCTTGACTCCGGCTGCTTCGAGATTGAGATCCTCGGTGAGACCTTTGCGGCCAATGGCCCATAGAACAGTATCAAAGACATCGCTCTCATCCGTCTCAGTGACTGTATTGTGATACTTAACGAGCAGTCTTCCATCGGGTAGACGCTCCACCGCAGTGGGAATAGTGGTGCTCAGAAAGCGAATGCCACGCTCAGTCATCATGGCGGTCAGAAGCTCAGACATCTGTCGATCGAAGCCTCGCAGCACAATCGAACGCACCATGACGGTGGGATCGTATCCGAGTCCTTTGAGAAAACAGGCACACTCCAATCCCACGTAGCCGGCGCCCACTACGAGAGTGCGTCCCGGCTCCTTCTCGTAGCTAAAGATGTCATCACTGGTGATGCCGTACTCAGTGGCGCCAGGGATCGACGGATACCTCGGGCGTCCACCAACGGCAACTACAACGTACTCGGCGGTCAGCTGCATGCGTTCACCTCGCTTGGTCTTGTACTCGATGGTGTGAGCATCCACAAAGTAGCCCATCGAGTTGACATACTCAACCTTCTTGTCCCGCAGATCGACTCGTGTCACCCAATTCACAGACTTGATGTGATCCTGCACCGACTTGACAAGTTTCTTCCAATCGGGCTTAATGTTCTGATCGTTCACATTCCAGCCATACGCGACGGCCTCATGCACAGCCTCGCCCAGAAGACAGGCCTGATGCATCAGCTTCTTGGGTATGCAGCCCACATTCACACAGGTCCCGCCCACGCCCCACTTGGTGCCTACGGGAGTGGGCTTTACATAGTCGAAGCACAGCACCCGTACACCATACTCCACTGCCTCCTTTGCACATGCGAGTCCGCCAGAGCCACCGCCCAGCACCACCAAGTCGTAGTCGTACTTCTGATTGGCGACGCAGCTTGTGAAGCGAAATGGAAACTTGCAACGCGCCAGTCCCGATTTCCTCAGCGCCTTGAATAGCATCATATTGCTAAGACCAATtggtttcaattaaaaatttaggaATTTCGGTAACAGCTCTTGTGAGATTATAATTCGggcgctgccaacttgtttgaTATAGCAATTAGAAATGACAGAAGCTAGAGTTTCTTTGTTTCGTTCATAATAAGTTCGAACGAATGAACTCATTTAGTCATTCATTGTCATTCATTAGTCagcttaaattgtttgtttctttagtGATTTTTTACTGTTTACCCGGACCTTAGCTCCGTAAAAAggttaaattataaaacatacCACTTTACAagagaaaatttttaatatattatattatgtgACGAACAACGTTTTGTAGGGACACTTTCAGCTATATGACACGAGTTCTGTaaaggttatttgcttagagGTCCTGCCTAGTTAAGTTGTAAATTGCTAATGAATTGAGTCCCTGACGCTAGCTGGAACTGAACTGCTTAGGAGATCGCTCGCGGTAGCAGCTCTTGCTTTggtacaaaaatcaatttttcgaTGAAAGCAATTGTAAAAGTTATACATGCATTTGATAAATCTTcaaagattacaaatccaaagGGTAGAAATTGTGGACATGACAGCCACTTaaagttgacccatttttcagtgcgcgcacttaagtttaaattttacaagcattttaaattttgaaactgaTTTGTGGATAAGCTGTGCGActgatctttatgtttttagtttcaTATCAAAAGTACATTCATAACTAATAAAATGCCGGAGAAATTTCATTCTTTACGTTTACTTTTTATCCCAGCGATGCTTAAAAACAGCACTAAGATTAGGCTATTTTCTAACTTTGATGGAATATATAACTAACAATGGATTCATTTGGACTCCATCCCACTACTACAGGGGTCTCTGGTTATAAATTGTCTAATCAAATTTCTCCGGTTTTATTTGCGCTGATTTGCGCCTTTTATTTTGGATATTAAACAATGTAGTTTAAAGgacaaaagaatatttttgcacaaaaaatatttttcaactttgatcGACAAACCTGAATCTTCCAGTGAGCCTATAAGCCGTCATTTTAAACTTTCTGAAGTTTattatcaaatgctttttaagtttttgaaatatcttaattggtttaaaataaatatatgatttttggACATCAATTGTTCCACTGTTCAGAGATTGTTCCACTGTGCAACGTTGCCAGATCGGGCGGTTGCCGCTGTAATAGCAACGCCACATAGCTAAGTTTTGATATTCCTATTTTTCTGAATCAATGAACCCAACTTGAAAGCAAAAAAGATCCGATCGTGGAACAAATAGATggaaacatattaaataagttCATCTGTACATTTTATTGATCCGTTCATTTGAACTTTTGAAGTGAAAGAGCTGAGGCAGCACTACTAATTGTACGCTTTCCAGATCTGGCATCCCTTTTTTTTCGTGAACTCGTcatgtattttataaagagAAGGCAATCTATTTTGCGGAAttaaaaagtagaaaatgGTTTATATAAATGTAGGATATACTACAACTACTATAACACTAGCCAACAGCCCAAATCTGAATTGAACCAAACCAACTTTTTTcatagatatggggccccaaacgacgaaaaacattttctttttttctatggcagttttttttttagaattttttaaaatttgtctttattttcttgcagctaagttaagatatcttaaagaacaaaaaagttcttaatactaaaacttgattttagaccgatcggtccaatggcaactatatgatatagtggacagaTTCTATTGGTGATTGGTGATTGATGAAGAACAGCAtagaatacacaatttgtgagtttggttaaaatatcttagaaaataaaaaagtttttcataataatgatgggtttttgaccgatcgttcctatagcagctatattgaatagtgatccgatttgagccaaattttaaaagaaaatttaagtaaattttattatatcgccgtttctccATAGATATTAaagaatcatatcttaaacgacgctcaattaatgcagctttaaaaaaaaaaccgaagttaagaatttttttcgaattttccttggattttaaagtaaaaaaaaactaaaaaaaaaagcctaaaaaaacacaacattttcttaattcaaaaattaatagctcttgaactactggcttaaatcttagactgtgtcaggatgaattacagatatatttataGGCTTTTAGGAaaagttaagtttttaaaaatcggtaTTCGGTGTTTGataaatatgctttcgtcaatAGACTTTAACCTCGGGTAGagatttttttgtgtaattttaataattccaTGAATAAGGAATTActgtttttttcagtttttgaaAGTTTGTATGAAAGCTCATTGAATCGACGGTTCGATGTTAGTATTGGCGATATTTAAATACCAATTTCAGCAAATTCATCTAGTACTTAAATAATAGCCCCAGTGACCCAGTTAGAGACCACACCACAGTCCAAGTTCACCCAACAATTCTGATCCATGTCCAGAGAAACTCACTGACTTTCAGAGCACAAGCCGATGTCCTTTCCAATACCAAAATCGACACTCCAACatggtaaaaaaaagtgtGGGATCGTCTGTCAGTGTTGTCCTCtttcaattgcaaaatgaTTTATCTGGCCAAGTTTTTATAGGCCATGCAATGTGTGATATAGAAGGGGGTGGAATACTTTCTGGTCGGTGATATAACTGTTTAATGTGTTCGTAGAATGCCTGGATTGCTACGAATATTTCAGTTATTGGTCATTTTACTTCAATAGTTTTTCATTCCGAGCATCTTCAAGCAAATGTAGGAAACGCAAATCCCTCCCCCTTCCACCACGTAGTCAAATATATGGGAAGTTAAGGGAAACCTTTGCTGTATACAAATCCAGTAAAATGGTGAAATGTCAGTTCCAATGATTTATGTTCCACCATGGTCCATTTGGAATTTTTGGCAGGCCGTTGGTTACCCCCGTttcagcttcttcttcttcttctccatcGCTTACTGCCATGCACCGTGTCCAACGGTCCGAAGGCCTCCCAATCGAGTAAATGGCGCTACGGTCTGTTGCCTGCTTGCCACGTCCCTTCTGCCCCTTTGGCCCCATCGGCTGTCCATGGTTATCCTAATTTCTAATCTAATATTTTTGCGTACGAAGAAAAAAACGAGACAGAAACGAGCACAGAGAAATTCTTGGCCATGTCCGATGTCTACTTTTGGTATGATTTACTTGTGCGGTTTGTTTTTGGTGCGTTTAACCGCAAATATTTAATGGTTTTATTTCCGGGACCTTTGCAGCCCTCAGCTGCGATTCATTTGTATATGTCGgtctgtctatctgtgtgtgagagtgtttggtatttttggcatatttattAGTTGACCCGACCGActtacaatttgttgttgtgtgtgaagtagtgtagtgtagtttGCGTGGACAAGGTTAAAGCCTAAGCCTGTGAGTGATTTGTGTACGGACATTCAAGTGGACCCATCGCCTATTGGACCTTCAATGGAATCGGGGACAGACTCCCTCACCTCCATCTCTTCCCCTTTTCCATCCTTTGGCACAGTGACATGAAAGCATCTGCgttgtaatttaattgtttgcgAGATGAGTTTTAGATAAATGAAGTTCATGGTCATGAGGACTCCCAAGATAATGGCATAATACGACCAGGTCATTCCTGTGAACCACAGTGACCAAATAAGCATAAGTTGAAATGCGAGTATAcgctcaaaaataaatatattccacGTGATTACCAGTCCAAGAACCAAGATCATTCGTCGGGACTGCAGAAGAAGAGAAGATTTGTACAGATCTAGATAAAAAGTATGATGGTATACTTGTAGTCACCTTGACGAAGAATGACGAGAGTAATATGGCATTAATCATAACATTCCAATTCAACAAGTTTTTCGAGAACTCGCTGTGCATCCCGGACTGTTCTCCAGGTAAGTCCTTTCCTGTCATCAATTCACCCACAAGGGGAACATAATCCCAGATGCTGCCACTTTCGTTGTTATCTTGTAGAGAGAATTCAAAGAGGTAGTAGTATTCTTTATGTGAGTTAGTTTCTTTGCTTACCATTTGCAATGCGCTTCACACCTTTGATCAAATTAACAAGAATAATATTGAAGAGAAAGAGGTTCAAAGCAGGCAAGCACATCCTTTTTTACCCAATTCACTTACAGAACTTACAGAGCacactttaaatgaaaaacccATGCttactatataatatttacaatttaatataagttgtatttttctttacatatatttttaggtAAGTGCCAGTTGAATGCAAATTGACTTTTACAAAAGCAACCTGGAGAGATTTGTAAGTACGATTTCGAGTACTCCTCATTTGACATACACAAAAAGATTACTTTTGAAGTGTATTTGCATAATcttaagcaaaacaaagcacCAGACTTACCTAGACACCGAACcagacaaatttaaataaacgaattaatagcaaaaattttacaacaatGATTATTGCCAATAGCAACAGGGCTCAAAAGTTTCATTATGACTTGTGAATGCCCCATCCATCTCACATCCCCCTCAAGTGCCAAGAATGTGGTCCATTGTAGGCATAATGTGCTGACAATCGCTGGATTGCTGGCCCTCAGACAAACGCAGCTTGGGCTATCTAgataatttaaactttaaaatgacCAGACGTCCAAGTGGCCAAGTGACTGGCTGGTCGATGGTCGGGCCAAGACGACTCGATTTGAGCCTAGGCAACGAGAATTACGGCCCCAACTTTGAAAAAGCtgtaaaaatgcaaaagtttGCCCAATAAACATTAGGCATAACTTTGTTGGAAAAACTTTTCGCGACTCACCTTACATTTTTATGGTTCTCGGTCCCTATTGAAATGGCCCAAAGCACCCACACCCCCCAAGTCAGATGTAGGCATAAAAGAAAtgctcgattttttttttgtgctacCTGCCAAGCGACAAGTTTATCAAATGTTTTACAGcgactttttctttttctccttCCAACTCCTCGTCTTTTTgtgaaaaaacaaatgaagttCAATTTGTTTGGCGGTATGTTTTCCATTATGAAAACTGAAGAACTTATCATGTTTTGAGTGTTGCGTGTTGCCAGGGACTTGATTTTTAAGATCTATACTGGGGATCTTTcgagaattatttaaatattaaatatgttatgCCTTACTCACAAATGGACaaatatttcacaaaatattaattaaatgtgcgCCTAATTAGTTTGATGCACTGGACTCGCCGTGAGACAGAAGAAGGGAAAAAGGAAGAATTATCAGGAGAAGAGGCAGGAAGAGGGACACGGCcaaacaacatcaaaaaagGTGTTGAGACCTTTCTCGCGGCAATACTTagtaaaagttaaacaaaGGTCAAGAGCTTCAAATGCCTAATTAACGCTTAATGAGCGACGGCGCCAGATTTGATGAAAGTTGGCTTTGCTATGGACCAAGGACCTCGGGCAAAGAGTTCAAGACAAAAGTCAAACAATTGCTAATCAAAATGATGGGTTGAAATCAGAATTCAATTCAGTTTCGAATTGGAAAATGAGAAGTCTTGACTCACTTCAGAGATctcaaaaattcatttttttaaacagcaaattgaaacaaattcgAAAAATACCAACTGAATAGTTATTTATACATGTAAGAGTATTCGTTGTATGCTCGTATATTTGCatctgtaaaaatattttaaggaaTGTTGGAAAAGAGATTGCAGCAATTATATGAATTATTGTCGATGTGCCAGGTGAATGCtgaatttttagttatttttcattgagaattttcattttgtacacaaatatttaatttagtttattgaagtatttgttttgctaGTTCTTGTTTGGCTAGTTCTACATTAGTTTAGATGTGGTGCATGTGTGGTTTATGCGGCTCGACAACTCAACGCTCAACCACTCCCACAGTCTGGGTGAGTCAACTTCTTGACCAAATTCTCAAAAAGTATCtccagatagagagagagagagagagcgagcgagagagaggaaaaagGAGAAGAAGCCCACTACGGTTTGTTTGTAAAGGCCCTAAAACTATAGTTATTACTTTGTTGCTGCTCACCACTTCCcagcaaatttattaattattttcaaatcgcCTGGCTTCGCATAAAAAGTCAATTAGTTTTTGAGGCAACAAAGTTAGTTAAATATAAGTTGTTAAGGCTTACACACAAATGTCAATATGTTGTGTGTGCGTATTTGTACACTCgtatagtacatatattttattaattatgacCCAAAATAGATGGTCATTGCATTGGACTTCAGGgcactttaaattgattttcctAGGCTATCAAAATGTTTGGTCAATACAGGAAATTGGTCCTTGTAGATCCAgaagaaacaaacaattgaataaattacttttatactTTTAGCCATCTTGTCGTCCTTGCACCAGTTTCTAGTCTTAAACTAAACACATTTCAGCTTTTATCTCGATCAAATGTACTAATAAAACTATTGCTGAGGTAGTCTGTCATGTTTCACTTTACAATAAAATGACTTTTAAAACTCATAAACTAATTTACTGATTCACGTTTCAAACAGGCCTGTCGAGGAAGCTATAAAAATGCCAATTGCTTGGACCTCAAATTGGTCAGCAATAACCGATGGGGGCATTTTATGAGCCTGGGAATCCACAACTTGATGCTAAGCAAATATGTGTAAATATGGCTCGAACGTGCTTTTAATTCATGAACAATTTGGGAAATTACATGAGTTGCATCTCGGTTCGGTCGGGGATATAACCCTTGCACAATTATGCCCAATATTGCCCAATAAACCGCTTTTATTCATCATATTTTTCGGTTATGAGCCAACAGTGATAGCCACAATTAAAACCAGGGCAACCAGGCAGAATTTGCGTAGACAACGAAACAGACAAACACATGCAAACTCTCTTCTAAATATTCTCCAATCCACCCCCTAAGGAAACATGGCCAGAGTTTTCTATTCCACAATCATGCATACGACATGTTAACCGGTATGCGCTTAGTGTTGTGTGTTCAtgtgtgtgagcgtgtgtgtatgtgtgtgtgtgtggggtaAAGTGCGAATTACAACACTTCCAGATGGGTTTCCTTTGGCCTTCTATTACGAGCATATAACTGaactaaatatgaaatttcCTCTATTGTCTCGAGCTTATCGAATCTCTACATGAACCCCAAATGAATTTGGTGTAGCGAGTATATAAGTTGGCATTGCTTAATCCCTGACGTTGCATTTTTGGGCTATAAGCAgcacaaaattgaaatctaATCAAGTTGAAAAGCCGTACaatgcatttaattgcttGAAGCAGACCGAAGTCTTTGGGATTTTGTATCAAAGGATTTCTTCCAAATTTCTGCACAAACCAAAAAGAAGATGCCCATAATATCCGTTACATATAGGAACACACAGAATTTAACTTGATTGATGCGATAgacaattaacaaatattgtatCTTTTAAAATGCTATGCTAAATTcgtttagttaaatatttattacttgttattaaataatataagtatttttagtGAATTCACATTCAGAATATTTGTCAAGAGATCTTTAAAGACTGACAAGCTGATGTAACAGTTTGTTGGCATCAACACATTGAAGTTGAGAAGTTTTATTGCATAAAGACAGtcagaaatattttacatgtttTCATCACAAAACCTGTAAAACTTTTTCATGTACTTTGCCTCTCTATACTATCTTATTCCATATGTAAGCATTTGAGTGGGAAGTTTGGgagtacatttttattgtaaggAAAAGAAGCTGGGATTCTATTAGTTGAAGGTAAAGTTGAAATGCTTTTTGCATGTTCATGTGGTTTCCCAATTGCTGCTAAGTACAGCTCTCGCAGGTGTGGGATAGGTGTGATTATGGACAGGTGTGCAGCAGAGCATGTGAGCTACAATTGTCGAAATAAAGCCAGAATAATGCCTCGCCGAGTCATCGGCTAAGGAAGCCAATTACAAGCAGAGAAAGCCATGCTGAGAATATGAGAATCTGTCAATCAGCGAACGATCCTTTTACCTTCTATAATCTCATCTTATTCATTAGATTAACTCGGTATCCCCTTCGTCTCCtgaaaaaccaatttaaactTCTCTAAGACTCCCGTTTAGCCATTTCGCCAGTTTGGCATTTCGGCATTGTGGAATTATAGCATACTGCTGATGGGAcccacaaaataataataaatcttaTTAAATGCACCAAATTTGCTTTAAGATCCATAAACGAATTTCACCATTGCAGTAAAGTCCCAAGGAAAAGGGCTTAacttgcacacatacacacacacacacacacacatattgacGAATGTGTGGGGACACACACATGGCacatagcacacacacatatacaaatatgaaatacatGTACAATAAATCTAAGCCGATTTAATAAaaggcatttaaaaatatctatttttcaaatgaaaaatattaaatcggCAAAAAGTCAGCAGAATAAAGACCAACAGAATCAGAAGAAGGGACAAGAGCAGGAAAAGCATCGTGGCAAAGGACACACACTCAAGTTGATTGGAAAAGTGGCTGTGAGTGGTCATAAAGGAAAAGAAGGTCAGAAAGAAGCCTATAAACGATAGAGAGCCCCAAAATGAACACTCATGCACTCATACACTCATTCATGAGTATGAACTGAAACCACGTCCCGGCATCAAACGGCCAAAGGAAGACAAGGACTCCACTGACCGTCCACGCATGATTAAAAACTCCGAGTCGGGTTCCGGATCTGGGGTTGGCTCAGGCTACCTTTCAAGTTGAGTAAATGAGCATTCAAGCGTTTCAGATTATCAATTCGCATGAATGGGAAGGGACATCGAACGAGGTATAGCCGATTGACCAAATTGTATTTAAGTTCAACTGGACAACTGCCCGAGCCGAGCCGAGCCAATACAGATAATATGGGATATCGACAGCTTTGGCTCAGAATCAGATGTGGGACGATTATTTGAGGGGGTTGCAAATGCGATACTTGCAAACGCTGGGGAGACTGTCTGCTAAATGAAGCATTTTCTCGCTCATTTGAGTAAAATTCATCTCCTTCAGCCGAGAAGAGGAAGTTGCGGAAATACGTTTGATTGCAAAACGCAATAAGGTCTGTCTACTGTCTACACAGTGATAAAAACCACGTTAATCTCACAATTTAGCTATTCTTaccttattcttattctttgTACACTTGAATCTTTGTTTCAATGCAggcaactttaaattaatgacGTGAAatcatgtttaatttaaatatagatccaaagaaaatatttacttagctttt harbors:
- the LOC117783473 gene encoding thioredoxin reductase 2, mitochondrial, with protein sequence MMLFKALRKSGLARCKFPFRFTSCVANQKYDYDLVVLGGGSGGLACAKEAVEYGVRVLCFDYVKPTPVGTKWGVGGTCVNVGCIPKKLMHQACLLGEAVHEAVAYGWNVNDQNIKPDWKKLVKSVQDHIKSVNWVTRVDLRDKKVEYVNSMGYFVDAHTIEYKTKRGERMQLTAEYVVVAVGGRPRYPSIPGATEYGITSDDIFSYEKEPGRTLVVGAGYVGLECACFLKGLGYDPTVMVRSIVLRGFDRQMSELLTAMMTERGIRFLSTTIPTAVERLPDGRLLVKYHNTVTETDESDVFDTVLWAIGRKGLTEDLNLEAAGVKTKNDKIAVDQTEATNVPHIYAVGDIIYGRPELTPVAILSGRLLARRLFAGSTQLMDYTDVATTVFTPLEYACVGMSEEMAIEKLGPENIEVFHGYYKPTEFFIPQKSVRHCYLKAVAEVSGDQKILGLHYMGPVAGEVIQGFAAALKSGLTVKTLLNTVGIHPTTAEEFTRLSITKRSGRDPTPASCCS
- the LOC117784253 gene encoding uncharacterized protein LOC117784253, giving the protein MCLPALNLFLFNIILVNLIKGVKRIANDNNESGSIWDYVPLVGELMTGKDLPGEQSGMHSEFSKNLLNWNVMINAILLSSFFVKSRRMILVLGLVITWNIFIFERILAFQLMLIWSLWFTGMTWSYYAIILGVLMTMNFIYLKLISQTIKLQRRCFHVTVPKDGKGEEMEVRESVPDSIEGPIGDGST